A stretch of the Hydrogenimonas thermophila genome encodes the following:
- a CDS encoding heat shock protein transcriptional repressor HspR, protein MHSYDEPVYLISVVAKVLNIHPQTLRQYEREGLIEPSRTEGRMRLYSQRDIDRIKLILRLTRELGVNLAGVDIIMQLKEKIDAMQEEIDSLRKELEKANNSTTIPSHRAIVTKNNYEIIIFEEE, encoded by the coding sequence ATGCATAGTTATGATGAACCCGTATATTTAATAAGTGTCGTAGCAAAGGTTTTAAATATCCATCCGCAGACTCTGCGGCAGTATGAACGAGAAGGTCTTATAGAGCCTTCAAGAACAGAAGGTCGTATGAGGCTCTATTCTCAGCGAGATATAGATCGAATAAAGCTTATTTTGCGTCTTACACGTGAGCTGGGTGTTAACTTGGCAGGTGTTGACATCATTATGCAACTTAAAGAGAAGATTGATGCAATGCAAGAAGAGATAGACTCTCTAAGAAAAGAGTTGGAAAAAGCCAACAATAGTACAACAATTCCTAGTCACAGAGCAATAGTTACAAAAAACAACTATGAAATAATCATATTTGAAGAGGAGTAG
- a CDS encoding DnaJ C-terminal domain-containing protein, translating into MSKSLYETLGVSENASADEIKRAYRKLARKYHPDINKDPDAEEKFKEINAAYEVLSDPEKKRQYDQFGDQIFGGQNFHDFARGQGANVDLDEILRNIFGGGFGGFGGASRQGGFGGFSSGGFGGFDMGGMGAPDLDIHAKITIPFNTAVLGGTHSITANGETFDVRIPAGVKTGETLRIRNKGKSYNGQRGDLLLKIEVAPSPEFNREGDDLYKTIDIPLKTAMFGGKVKVPTLEKEITLKIPQNTKNGQKFRVKGLGVTNRKTKIKGDLYLIANIVLPKVEELDPELAKMMEEKLPGGE; encoded by the coding sequence ATGAGTAAAAGCCTATATGAAACATTAGGTGTAAGCGAAAATGCAAGCGCAGATGAAATAAAGCGTGCCTATCGTAAATTAGCAAGAAAGTATCACCCGGATATAAATAAAGATCCAGATGCTGAAGAGAAATTTAAAGAGATTAATGCAGCATATGAAGTATTGAGTGATCCTGAAAAGAAAAGACAGTATGATCAATTTGGAGATCAAATATTTGGCGGTCAAAACTTCCATGACTTTGCTCGTGGACAAGGTGCAAATGTTGATCTCGATGAAATTTTACGTAATATCTTTGGCGGTGGATTTGGCGGATTTGGCGGAGCATCTAGGCAAGGTGGCTTCGGAGGTTTCAGCTCCGGCGGATTTGGCGGATTTGATATGGGAGGAATGGGCGCTCCTGATCTGGATATTCATGCAAAGATTACAATACCATTCAATACAGCAGTTTTAGGTGGAACACACAGCATAACAGCAAATGGTGAGACATTTGATGTACGTATTCCTGCTGGTGTAAAGACAGGAGAGACTCTTCGCATTCGCAATAAAGGTAAAAGTTACAATGGACAAAGGGGTGATCTGTTACTAAAAATTGAAGTTGCACCAAGTCCTGAATTTAATAGAGAAGGCGATGATCTTTACAAAACAATTGACATTCCATTAAAAACAGCTATGTTTGGAGGAAAAGTAAAGGTTCCAACACTAGAAAAAGAGATCACGCTTAAAATTCCTCAAAACACAAAAAATGGACAAAAGTTCCGTGTAAAAGGTTTGGGTGTAACAAATAGAAAGACAAAGATCAAAGGAGATCTTTATCTTATAGCCAATATTGTGTTGCCAAAGGTTGAAGAGCTTGATCCTGAACTTGCTAAAATGATGGAAGAAAAACTTCCGGGAGGTGAGTAA